One window of the Granulicella arctica genome contains the following:
- a CDS encoding efflux RND transporter permease subunit: MWIVRLALRRPYTFVVFSLLMLLLGIGTCIEAPKDIYPYIDIPVVTIVWSYSGLPPQDMEGRIVTVCERALSTTVNDIEHTSSESYQGVAVIRVFFQPTVKVELALSQITAVVQTILRILPPGTYPPNILKYDASSVPIVQLGLSGEGLTEEDLYDLGLSFIRPRLANVQGASVPLPYGGKVRQVQVDVDPNLMYAKHLSATDVSTALGQQNLILPAGVARIGDREFIVKMNSSPTVVSALNDLPIRATNGAVVQMKDVAQVRLGYAPQVNIVRENGKRSALLTVLKNGETSTLDIVKHVKAILPQVKAGLPPALQITPLFDQSIFVSESISEVVREATIAAALTALMILLFLGSWRSTLIVCVSIPLSIATSLVILYALQQTINVMTLGGLALAVGILVDDATVEIENTHRNMSERKPLVRAILDSAQQVAAPAFVSTLSICLVFTPVVLLSGPARYLFTPLAMAVVFAMMASYFLSRTLVPTMMHFLLDAEIGLYQDPEKAKEEENENWIWRVHSKFDRWFEERREGYKKVLEWTLASRGLTIAVFGLFVLLSLPLVFMIGSDFFPYVDSGQMRLHVYPPQGMRPEDSEQYFAAIEKEIRKVIPVDEVKLILDNIGLPNGGINLAFSDSSVTSDSDGDILISLAPGKRNTQLYMRQLRLDLHSKFPDGTFFFTPANITNQILDFGLPAPIDLQVSGRGKGNYELAQKLLKQVQSIPGVADAHIHQQIALPTIDVNVDRLKSRQIGLTQQDVAQSMLISLTGTGQTAPNEWLNPQNGVNYQVVVQTPQYRIDSLQALARTPVTSPNGNASQLLGNVANFQRDITPVVIDHYNIQPVYDIYAETDQRDLGGVATDIRKIMANAKQTLPTGTTLALRGEVQTMTDSFTRLGIGIIFAILLVYLLMAVNFQSWLDPLIILMALPLAFSGVLWMLFLTGTTFNVPSLMGAIMTIGVATANSILMVVFANDERAAGKDSIEAAINAGYTRLRPVCMTALAMIIGMLPMALALGEGGEQNAPLGRAVIGGLLLATLGTLFVVPIMYSWLRTAAPRDYDKEIDEAYHEGDDKESKQGQPQPA, encoded by the coding sequence ATGTGGATTGTCAGGCTGGCGCTCCGTCGCCCCTATACCTTTGTAGTGTTTTCGTTGCTGATGCTGCTGCTTGGTATTGGGACGTGTATCGAAGCGCCCAAAGACATCTATCCGTACATTGATATCCCCGTGGTGACGATCGTCTGGAGCTATAGCGGTCTGCCTCCGCAGGATATGGAGGGCCGCATTGTTACGGTGTGCGAGCGGGCGCTCTCGACGACGGTCAACGACATTGAGCATACGTCCTCGGAGAGCTACCAGGGTGTGGCGGTTATTCGGGTTTTCTTCCAGCCGACCGTAAAAGTTGAGTTAGCGTTGTCGCAGATTACTGCGGTCGTGCAGACGATTCTGCGTATCCTGCCGCCGGGTACGTATCCGCCAAATATTTTGAAGTATGACGCTTCGAGTGTGCCGATTGTGCAGCTTGGCTTGTCTGGTGAAGGACTGACTGAGGAAGATTTATATGACCTTGGGCTTTCGTTCATTCGGCCACGACTGGCGAATGTTCAGGGTGCTTCTGTACCGCTGCCGTATGGGGGCAAGGTGCGGCAGGTGCAGGTCGATGTCGATCCGAATTTGATGTATGCGAAGCATCTTTCTGCGACAGATGTGTCGACGGCGCTGGGTCAGCAGAATTTGATCCTGCCTGCGGGCGTGGCGCGGATTGGCGACCGCGAATTTATTGTGAAGATGAACTCTTCGCCTACGGTGGTGTCGGCGTTGAACGATCTGCCGATTCGCGCGACGAACGGTGCTGTGGTGCAGATGAAGGATGTTGCACAGGTGCGACTTGGGTACGCGCCGCAGGTCAACATCGTGCGTGAGAATGGGAAGCGGTCGGCGCTGCTGACGGTGCTCAAGAATGGTGAGACGTCGACGCTCGACATCGTGAAGCATGTGAAGGCGATTCTGCCGCAGGTGAAGGCGGGGCTTCCCCCGGCGCTGCAGATTACGCCGCTGTTCGATCAATCAATATTTGTGTCGGAGTCGATCAGCGAGGTGGTGCGAGAGGCCACGATTGCGGCGGCTCTGACGGCTCTGATGATCCTGTTGTTTCTTGGGTCGTGGCGTTCGACTTTGATTGTTTGCGTGTCGATTCCGCTTTCGATCGCAACGTCGCTTGTGATTTTGTATGCGCTGCAGCAGACGATTAATGTGATGACGCTTGGTGGGTTGGCGCTTGCGGTGGGCATCCTCGTCGACGATGCGACGGTGGAGATTGAGAACACGCATCGGAATATGAGTGAGCGTAAGCCGCTGGTGCGCGCGATTCTGGATAGCGCCCAACAGGTGGCTGCACCGGCGTTCGTGTCGACGCTTTCGATCTGCCTTGTGTTTACGCCGGTGGTGTTGCTGAGTGGGCCCGCTCGGTACTTGTTTACACCGCTTGCGATGGCGGTGGTGTTCGCGATGATGGCTTCTTATTTCCTCTCGCGTACGCTGGTGCCGACGATGATGCACTTCCTGCTGGATGCGGAGATCGGGCTCTACCAGGATCCTGAGAAGGCGAAGGAAGAGGAGAACGAGAACTGGATCTGGCGGGTGCATTCGAAGTTCGATCGCTGGTTTGAAGAACGGCGCGAAGGATACAAGAAGGTTCTGGAGTGGACGCTTGCGAGCCGTGGACTGACGATTGCAGTGTTTGGATTGTTTGTTCTACTTTCGCTTCCGCTTGTGTTCATGATCGGCAGTGACTTCTTTCCATATGTGGATTCGGGGCAGATGCGGTTGCATGTGTATCCGCCGCAGGGGATGAGGCCTGAGGACTCTGAGCAGTATTTTGCGGCGATTGAAAAAGAGATTCGCAAGGTCATTCCGGTGGACGAGGTGAAGCTGATCCTCGACAACATCGGGCTGCCGAACGGCGGTATCAACCTTGCGTTTTCGGATAGCTCGGTGACATCAGATTCTGATGGGGACATCCTGATTTCGCTGGCACCGGGTAAGCGGAATACGCAGCTTTACATGCGGCAGTTGCGGCTTGATCTGCACAGTAAGTTTCCTGATGGCACGTTCTTCTTTACGCCTGCAAATATTACGAATCAGATTCTTGATTTTGGTTTGCCTGCGCCGATTGATCTGCAGGTGAGTGGGCGTGGCAAGGGCAACTATGAGCTGGCGCAGAAGTTGCTGAAGCAGGTTCAGTCGATTCCGGGCGTTGCGGATGCGCACATTCATCAGCAGATCGCGCTGCCCACGATTGATGTGAATGTAGACCGATTGAAGTCGCGACAGATCGGGCTGACGCAACAGGATGTGGCGCAGAGCATGTTGATCTCGCTGACGGGTACGGGACAGACGGCTCCGAATGAGTGGCTAAATCCGCAGAATGGCGTGAACTACCAGGTGGTGGTGCAGACACCGCAGTATCGGATCGATTCGCTGCAGGCGCTGGCGCGGACGCCGGTGACTTCGCCGAATGGCAATGCGAGCCAACTGCTTGGTAACGTTGCTAATTTTCAGCGGGACATTACGCCGGTAGTGATCGATCACTACAACATTCAGCCGGTGTACGACATTTATGCGGAGACGGACCAGCGTGATCTTGGGGGCGTGGCCACGGACATCCGCAAGATTATGGCGAACGCCAAGCAGACGCTGCCCACGGGGACGACGCTGGCGCTGCGGGGCGAGGTGCAGACGATGACTGACTCGTTTACGAGGCTAGGCATCGGCATTATTTTTGCGATCCTGCTGGTGTACCTGCTAATGGCTGTGAACTTCCAGAGCTGGCTTGATCCGCTGATTATTTTGATGGCGCTTCCGCTCGCGTTTTCGGGTGTGTTGTGGATGCTGTTTCTAACGGGTACGACATTTAATGTGCCGTCGCTGATGGGCGCGATCATGACGATTGGTGTGGCTACGGCGAACAGCATCCTGATGGTGGTGTTTGCGAATGATGAACGCGCTGCGGGTAAGGACAGTATTGAGGCAGCAATCAATGCCGGGTACACGCGGTTGCGGCCGGTGTGTATGACGGCGCTGGCGATGATCATCGGGATGCTGCCGATGGCACTGGCTCTTGGTGAGGGCGGGGAGCAGAATGCGCCGCTTGGGCGTGCGGTCATTGGTGGACTTCTGCTGGCAACGCTGGGCACGCTTTTTGTTGTACCGATCATGTACTCGTGGCTGCGGACGGCTGCTCCGCGGGACTATGACAAGGAGATTGACGAGGCGTATCACGAAGGCGACGACAAGGAATCGAAGCAGGGACAGCCGCAACCGGCTTGA
- a CDS encoding Asd/ArgC dimerization domain-containing protein — MTVADGVYRIGIVGASSLAGKEVADELGESLFATSSVVLLDDEDVTGQIAAAGDEISFIQRLDADSFQRMDFAFFAGTAEVTRTQWFHARKAGASIVDLTYALEAEADVLVRAPWIEEALAGKGAGAKLPDLNTPGVIPAHPAAVMLALVASRLNAGPGVSSLAATVMEPASEYGRLAMDELHQQTVKLLSFQPLPKDQYDAQVSFNLLPSLGESSKIDLGRTQQRIATHYEVLSQGRLPEMTVQLVHAPVFHGYTASVLVELTEAATVAQVEAALLGAHIDLVGAESDPPSNLSAAGQENVLVRVTSASNEEGAAKRFWLWLAADNLKLAAGNSVACALELRRLRPRGKVQ; from the coding sequence ATGACAGTGGCAGACGGGGTATACAGGATCGGGATTGTGGGCGCTTCGTCGCTCGCGGGTAAAGAGGTTGCGGACGAGTTGGGTGAGTCGTTGTTTGCGACCTCAAGCGTGGTGCTGCTGGACGATGAGGACGTGACGGGACAGATCGCCGCAGCGGGTGATGAGATCTCGTTCATTCAACGGCTGGATGCGGATTCGTTCCAGCGGATGGACTTTGCGTTCTTTGCAGGAACGGCTGAGGTCACGAGGACGCAGTGGTTCCATGCGCGGAAGGCTGGGGCGAGCATCGTCGATTTGACGTATGCGCTTGAGGCGGAAGCGGACGTACTTGTGCGGGCGCCGTGGATCGAAGAGGCGCTAGCAGGCAAGGGTGCCGGGGCGAAGCTGCCCGACCTCAATACGCCGGGCGTAATTCCAGCGCATCCTGCTGCGGTGATGCTAGCTCTGGTTGCTTCGCGATTGAATGCCGGACCGGGCGTGTCGTCGCTGGCTGCGACTGTGATGGAGCCTGCATCGGAGTACGGACGACTTGCGATGGATGAACTGCACCAGCAGACGGTGAAGCTGCTTTCGTTTCAGCCGTTACCGAAAGATCAATATGACGCGCAAGTCTCGTTCAACCTGCTGCCCTCGTTGGGTGAGAGCTCGAAGATTGATCTTGGCCGGACGCAGCAGCGGATTGCGACTCACTACGAGGTGCTGTCGCAGGGACGACTGCCGGAGATGACGGTGCAGCTTGTCCATGCGCCGGTGTTTCATGGGTATACGGCCTCTGTTCTGGTGGAGTTGACGGAGGCTGCAACGGTGGCGCAGGTTGAGGCTGCGTTGCTGGGTGCGCATATCGACCTCGTCGGTGCGGAATCGGATCCGCCGAGTAATCTGAGTGCGGCGGGGCAGGAGAATGTTCTTGTACGTGTGACGAGCGCTTCGAATGAAGAGGGAGCGGCGAAGCGCTTCTGGCTTTGGCTTGCTGCCGATAATCTGAAGCTAGCTGCGGGCAACAGCGTGGCGTGTGCGCTCGAATTGCGTAGGTTGCGCCCGCGCGGAAAAGTTCAGTAA